Genomic window (Blastocatellia bacterium):
TTTCGCGAGCTCTTTTCCGAGGACTCGTCCATGTGCTTCGCACGCCACCGAGGGTTGAAAAATGAGGTCTTCCAATGGATGAAAAACGCCAACTGCATCTGTTGGAACCTTTCATCCGTTGGCAGGAGTTTTCGTAAGGAGGAGCTAATGAGACGACAGGTCGGTGTGGGAATGTTTATCCTGCTTCTGCTCGGCGGGACCATGCCCTGCAATGCCCAACAGCGATTGAAGATTTACATTTCGGCGGATATGGAAGGGATCGCGGGCGTTGTGACCGACGAGCAGTTGGGACCGAACGGGTTTGAGTACCAGCGATTCCGCGAGTTCATGACCGCCGAAGTCAATGCGGCCATCGAAGCGGCGCGACAGGCCGGAGCGACCGACATCGTCGTGAGCGATTCTCACGGCAACGGGCAGAACCTGCTCATCGAGAAACTACCCAAAGATGTCACTGTTGTTCGCGCCTGGCCTCGACCGCTCATGATGATGCAAGGGATTGATGAGACCTTCGACGGAGCCATTTTCATCGGCTATCACGCCAGCGCCGCCAATCCCCAGGGGGTTCGCGCGCACACGATCTCCAGCGCCCGGTTTGCTGATGTTCGCCTCAACGGGGTTTCGGTGTCCGAGGCGGTGATCAATGCCGCCATCGCCGGTCATTTCAATGTCCCGGTCATCATGATCTCCGGCGATGATGCCGCCGTCGGCGAAGCCGCC
Coding sequences:
- a CDS encoding M55 family metallopeptidase; this encodes MRRQVGVGMFILLLLGGTMPCNAQQRLKIYISADMEGIAGVVTDEQLGPNGFEYQRFREFMTAEVNAAIEAARQAGATDIVVSDSHGNGQNLLIEKLPKDVTVVRAWPRPLMMMQGIDETFDGAIFIGYHASAANPQGVRAHTISSARFADVRLNGVSVSEAVINAAIAGHFNVPVIMISGDDAAVGEAATVLGNIETAVVKWNYGFHSARTLTPEAATEVIRQKVRAAIGRIKEFKPYRVRTPVTLEIQFKNYRPAEILSYLPIVERIGSRTIRMVGKDMIEVSKFLEFVVTYDPSLAP